From one Bacteroides eggerthii genomic stretch:
- a CDS encoding thiamine pyrophosphate-dependent enzyme — translation MKKYDIKTTDTETLKKWYYLMTLGRALDEKAPAYLLQSLGWSYHAPYAGHDGIQLAMGQVFTQGEDFLFPYYRDMLTVLSAGMTPEELILNGISKATDPGSGGRHMSNHFAKPEWHIENVSSATGTHDLHAAGVARAMVYYGHKGVVITSHGESASSEGFVYEAVNGASLERLPVIFVWQDNGYGISVPKKDQTAARKVADNFSGFKNLKIIHCNGKDVFDSMNAMTEAREYALLNRNPVIVHANCVRIGSHSNSDKHTLYRDEGELAYVKAADPLMKFRRMLLRYKRFTEEELKAVEEKAKKDLSAANRKALAAPDPDPEAIFNYVLPEPYEPEKYKDGVHHETEGEKVFLVNSINETLKAEFRRNPDTFIWGQDVANKDKGGVFNVTKGMQQEFGEARVFSAPIAEDYIVGTANGMSRFDPKIRVVIEGAEFADYFWPAVEQYVECTHEYWRSNGKFVPNVTLRLASGGYIGGGLYHSQNIEGALATLPGARIVYPSFADDAAGLLRTSMRSRGFTLFLEPKALYNSVEAATVVPDDFEVPFGKARIRREGSDLSIITYGNTTHLCLNVAERLEKEGGWKVEVIDIRSLIPLDRETIYGSVKKTGKALVVHEDKVFGGFGGEIAAGIGSDMFRYLDAPVQRVGATFTPVGFNPILERAVLPDADRIYEAAKKLLEF, via the coding sequence ATGAAGAAGTATGATATAAAAACCACCGATACGGAAACGTTGAAGAAGTGGTACTATTTAATGACTCTGGGGCGTGCGCTTGATGAAAAAGCGCCTGCCTATCTGTTGCAGTCATTAGGTTGGTCGTACCATGCGCCTTATGCCGGACACGACGGCATACAGCTGGCAATGGGACAAGTGTTTACCCAAGGGGAAGATTTTCTCTTCCCTTATTACCGGGATATGCTGACGGTGCTTTCGGCGGGAATGACTCCCGAAGAACTGATATTGAACGGCATCTCGAAGGCTACGGATCCGGGAAGCGGCGGACGCCACATGTCCAACCACTTTGCCAAACCGGAGTGGCATATCGAGAATGTATCCTCGGCAACAGGTACGCATGACCTGCATGCTGCCGGTGTGGCGCGTGCCATGGTGTATTACGGGCATAAAGGGGTGGTTATCACCTCGCATGGAGAGTCGGCTTCGTCCGAGGGTTTTGTATATGAGGCTGTCAATGGTGCGAGCTTGGAGCGTTTGCCGGTCATTTTTGTCTGGCAGGACAACGGGTATGGCATTTCCGTTCCGAAGAAGGACCAGACCGCGGCGCGTAAGGTTGCCGATAATTTTTCCGGTTTCAAGAACCTGAAAATCATCCATTGCAACGGTAAGGACGTTTTCGATTCGATGAATGCGATGACTGAGGCGCGGGAGTATGCATTGCTCAACCGCAATCCGGTGATTGTGCATGCCAACTGTGTGCGCATCGGTTCGCACTCCAATTCGGATAAACACACCCTCTATCGCGATGAAGGGGAGCTGGCGTATGTCAAGGCTGCCGACCCTTTGATGAAGTTCCGCCGGATGCTGTTGCGCTACAAACGTTTCACAGAAGAAGAGCTGAAAGCGGTTGAGGAAAAAGCGAAGAAAGACTTGTCCGCAGCCAATCGTAAGGCGCTGGCAGCTCCCGATCCTGATCCGGAGGCCATATTCAATTATGTATTGCCCGAACCTTATGAACCTGAAAAGTATAAGGACGGCGTGCATCACGAGACGGAAGGAGAGAAAGTGTTTCTGGTGAATTCTATCAATGAAACCTTGAAAGCGGAATTCCGGCGTAATCCCGATACGTTTATTTGGGGGCAGGATGTTGCCAATAAGGACAAGGGCGGCGTTTTCAATGTCACTAAGGGCATGCAGCAGGAGTTTGGAGAGGCGCGTGTGTTCAGTGCTCCCATTGCCGAAGACTATATTGTGGGTACGGCAAACGGTATGAGCCGTTTCGACCCCAAAATACGTGTCGTGATAGAAGGTGCGGAGTTTGCCGATTACTTCTGGCCGGCTGTGGAGCAGTATGTGGAGTGCACGCACGAATACTGGCGCAGCAATGGTAAGTTTGTCCCCAACGTGACGTTGCGTCTGGCTTCGGGCGGTTACATCGGCGGAGGATTGTACCACTCGCAGAATATTGAGGGAGCGCTGGCCACCCTGCCCGGTGCGCGGATCGTGTATCCCTCCTTTGCGGATGATGCTGCCGGACTGCTTCGTACGAGCATGCGCTCGCGGGGATTCACTTTGTTTCTGGAACCGAAAGCATTGTATAATTCGGTGGAGGCGGCAACGGTGGTACCCGATGACTTTGAGGTTCCATTCGGCAAGGCGCGTATCCGCAGGGAAGGTTCCGATTTGAGTATAATCACTTACGGAAACACAACGCACCTCTGTCTGAATGTGGCGGAACGCCTCGAAAAGGAGGGTGGATGGAAAGTAGAGGTCATTGATATACGTTCTTTGATCCCGCTGGACAGGGAGACTATTTACGGGTCTGTGAAGAAGACGGGGAAAGCATTGGTCGTACACGAGGATAAGGTGTTCGGCGGGTTCGGCGGGGAGATTGCCGCAGGCATCGGCTCGGACATGTTCCGCTATCTGGATGCTCCGGTGCAGCGGGTAGGGGCGACCTTTACTCCTGTGGGCTTTAATCCCATATTGGAACGTGCTGTCCTGCCGGATGCAGACCGGATTTATGAAGCGGCTAAGAAGCTGTTGGAATTTTAA
- a CDS encoding helix-turn-helix transcriptional regulator has translation MTTPEIAIVAPNTLTSLGLQNLLEEIIPMATIRVFHSFAELMDDTPDMYAHYFIASQIYFEHTAFFLPRKPKTIVLAGGDNQPQLSGVPTLNIYQDEKSLIKDILRLHRYGHQQGHVAANTPDNHDLSAREIEVLALITKGLINKEIADKLNISLTTVITHRKNIVEKLGIKSVSGLTIYAVMHGYVDADRI, from the coding sequence ATGACAACCCCTGAAATAGCAATCGTCGCTCCCAACACACTTACCTCTTTGGGGCTGCAGAACCTTCTGGAAGAGATCATCCCGATGGCTACCATACGTGTGTTCCATTCCTTTGCCGAACTTATGGACGACACACCCGATATGTATGCCCATTACTTCATCGCTTCCCAGATATATTTCGAACATACCGCGTTCTTCCTGCCCCGCAAACCCAAAACCATCGTATTGGCAGGCGGCGACAACCAGCCACAGCTGTCGGGAGTACCTACCCTGAACATCTACCAGGACGAGAAAAGCCTCATCAAAGATATTCTACGGCTGCACCGCTACGGACATCAGCAAGGGCATGTCGCCGCCAACACCCCCGATAACCACGACCTCTCCGCCCGCGAAATAGAAGTGCTGGCGCTCATTACCAAAGGGCTCATCAACAAAGAGATTGCCGACAAACTGAACATCAGTCTGACCACCGTCATCACCCACCGCAAGAATATCGTGGAGAAACTGGGCATCAAGTCTGTATCGGGACTGACCATCTATGCTGTGATGCATGGATATGTCGACGCGGACAGAATATGA
- the radA gene encoding DNA repair protein RadA translates to MAKEKTVYVCSNCGQESPKWVGKCPSCGEWNTYMEEIVRKETVNKRPVSGIETAKAKPVTLNEIAADDEPRIDLHDAELNRVLGGGLVQGSLVLIGGEPGIGKSTLVLQTMLQIPEKRILYISGEESARQLKLRADRLTSNSADCLIVCETSLEQIYVHIKNTRPDLVVIDSIQTISTETLESSPGSIAQVRECSASILRFAKETHTAVILIGHINKEGSIAGPKVLEHIVDTVLQFEGDQHYMYRILRSIKNRFGSTAELGIYEMRQDGLRQVSNPSELLLTQDHEGMSGIAIASAIEGIRPFLIETQALVSSAVYGNPQRSATGFDIRRMNMLLAVLEKRVGFKLAQKDVFLNIAGGLKVNDPAIDLSVISAILSSNMDTAIEPEICMAGEIGLSGEIRPVNRIEQRIGEAEKLGFKRFILPKYNMQGLNTSKLKIELIPVRKVEEAFRALFG, encoded by the coding sequence ATGGCAAAGGAGAAAACAGTCTATGTATGCAGCAACTGCGGACAAGAGTCGCCCAAATGGGTGGGCAAATGCCCGTCGTGCGGAGAATGGAATACTTATATGGAAGAGATAGTGCGGAAAGAAACCGTAAACAAGCGTCCGGTATCGGGCATAGAGACAGCCAAAGCCAAGCCCGTCACTTTAAATGAGATTGCCGCTGATGATGAGCCCCGTATCGACCTGCACGACGCAGAGCTGAACCGCGTACTGGGCGGCGGTCTGGTGCAAGGTTCACTGGTATTGATAGGCGGCGAACCGGGCATCGGAAAATCCACACTGGTGCTGCAAACCATGCTTCAGATACCGGAGAAACGCATTCTCTACATATCAGGCGAGGAAAGCGCCCGGCAGTTGAAGCTGCGTGCCGACCGCCTGACAAGCAACTCCGCCGACTGCCTGATTGTCTGTGAGACTTCTTTGGAACAGATCTATGTACACATAAAGAATACACGTCCCGACCTCGTTGTCATAGACTCCATACAGACCATTTCAACGGAAACGCTCGAATCCTCTCCGGGCAGCATAGCCCAAGTCAGGGAGTGCTCCGCCTCTATCCTGCGCTTTGCCAAAGAGACGCATACGGCGGTAATCCTTATCGGTCACATCAATAAGGAAGGAAGCATTGCCGGTCCCAAAGTGCTGGAACACATTGTAGACACCGTACTCCAGTTTGAAGGCGACCAGCATTATATGTACCGCATCCTGCGCAGCATCAAGAACCGCTTCGGAAGTACTGCCGAACTGGGCATCTACGAGATGAGGCAAGACGGATTGCGGCAGGTGAGCAACCCTTCGGAACTGCTTCTCACCCAAGACCATGAGGGAATGAGCGGCATAGCCATTGCTTCCGCCATAGAAGGCATCCGCCCGTTCCTGATAGAGACGCAGGCGTTGGTGAGCAGTGCCGTTTATGGAAATCCGCAACGCTCCGCCACCGGCTTCGACATACGGAGAATGAATATGCTGCTTGCCGTACTGGAGAAACGCGTCGGCTTCAAGCTCGCCCAAAAAGATGTATTCCTCAACATTGCCGGCGGACTGAAAGTCAACGACCCCGCCATCGACCTCTCCGTCATCAGCGCCATCCTCTCCAGCAATATGGACACAGCCATAGAGCCTGAGATATGCATGGCGGGAGAAATAGGGCTGTCCGGTGAAATCCGCCCCGTCAACCGCATCGAACAACGCATCGGCGAAGCGGAGAAACTCGGCTTCAAGCGGTTCATACTTCCCAAATACAATATGCAGGGACTGAACACTTCCAAGCTGAAAATCGAACTTATACCGGTGAGAAAGGTGGAAGAGGCGTTCCGGGCATTGTTCGGATAA
- a CDS encoding NAD(P)/FAD-dependent oxidoreductase — protein MIQEYQLRVLPETAANEQRLKEYLIQEKGLNVRDITATRILKRSIDARQRTIFVNLTVRVYLNEMPKEGEYRETIYNNVSDKPQVVVVGAGPGGLFAALRLIELGLRPVIVERGKNVRDRKKDLALIGREQTVNPESNYSFGEGGAGAYSDGKLYTRSKKRGNVDKILNVFCQHGASPSILVDAHPHIGTDKLPRVIENMRNTIIACGGEVHFETRMDALIIENDEVKGIETNTGQTLLGPVILATGHSARDVYRWLAANQVEIEAKGIAVGVRLEHPAELIDRIQYHSRDGRGKYLPAAEYSFVTQVDGRGVYSFCMCPGGFVVPAASGPRQIVVNGMSPSNRGSRWSNSGMVVELRPEDLANDELRIMSEEPTAQQDGVADPRLSTLNSQLSMMYFQESLEYLCWQQGNMKQTAPAQRMADFTKKKLSYDLPESSYAPGLVSSPLHFWMPPFIANRLSKGFQQFGKYSHGFLTNEATMIGVETRTSSPVRIIRDKDTLQHVRLKGLFPCGEGAGYAGGIVSAGIDGERCAEAVGRLLL, from the coding sequence ATGATACAAGAATACCAACTGCGCGTATTGCCCGAAACAGCGGCCAATGAACAGCGCCTGAAAGAATACCTCATACAAGAGAAAGGACTGAACGTACGCGACATCACAGCTACACGAATCCTGAAACGCAGCATTGATGCGCGCCAGCGAACTATCTTCGTGAACCTGACCGTACGCGTCTATCTCAATGAAATGCCGAAAGAGGGTGAGTACAGGGAGACTATATATAATAATGTGTCGGACAAACCGCAGGTGGTCGTTGTAGGAGCCGGTCCCGGCGGACTATTCGCCGCCCTGCGCCTGATAGAACTCGGCTTGCGCCCCGTCATCGTGGAGCGCGGCAAGAACGTACGCGACCGCAAAAAAGACCTCGCCTTGATAGGAAGGGAACAGACCGTCAACCCAGAATCCAATTACAGTTTCGGAGAAGGGGGCGCGGGAGCTTACTCGGACGGCAAGCTCTACACCCGCAGCAAGAAACGGGGAAATGTAGACAAAATACTGAACGTATTCTGCCAGCATGGCGCCTCGCCTTCCATCCTTGTCGACGCCCATCCCCACATCGGAACAGACAAGCTGCCGCGGGTCATAGAGAATATGCGGAACACCATTATCGCCTGTGGCGGCGAAGTGCACTTTGAAACGCGCATGGACGCCCTGATTATTGAGAATGACGAAGTGAAAGGCATCGAAACCAATACCGGACAGACCCTCCTCGGCCCCGTCATACTCGCCACCGGACATTCCGCACGTGATGTGTACCGCTGGCTGGCAGCCAACCAAGTGGAAATAGAAGCCAAAGGCATCGCCGTAGGAGTGCGTCTGGAACATCCGGCCGAGCTGATAGACCGGATACAGTACCACAGCCGGGACGGCCGCGGCAAATACCTGCCCGCCGCAGAATACAGCTTCGTCACCCAAGTGGACGGAAGAGGCGTGTACAGCTTTTGCATGTGCCCCGGCGGTTTTGTGGTTCCGGCAGCCAGCGGCCCCCGCCAAATCGTTGTCAACGGCATGAGCCCCAGCAACCGCGGCTCCCGCTGGAGCAATTCGGGAATGGTAGTGGAACTGCGCCCGGAGGACTTGGCCAATGACGAATTAAGAATAATGAGTGAAGAACCAACCGCACAACAAGACGGCGTAGCCGATCCCCGGCTTTCAACTCTCAACTCCCAGCTCAGCATGATGTACTTCCAAGAATCCCTGGAATACCTTTGCTGGCAACAAGGCAATATGAAGCAAACGGCGCCCGCACAGCGCATGGCAGACTTCACGAAGAAAAAACTCAGCTACGACCTGCCCGAAAGCTCATACGCACCCGGCTTAGTATCGTCGCCCCTGCACTTCTGGATGCCGCCATTCATAGCCAACCGGTTGAGCAAAGGTTTCCAGCAGTTCGGCAAATACAGTCACGGCTTCCTTACCAACGAAGCCACCATGATCGGAGTGGAAACCCGTACATCATCCCCGGTCCGCATCATCAGAGACAAAGACACCTTGCAGCACGTCCGCCTGAAGGGGTTGTTCCCCTGCGGCGAAGGAGCCGGATATGCCGGCGGCATCGTTTCGGCAGGAATTGACGGAGAGAGATGCGCGGAAGCCGTAGGCCGGCTATTGCTATAA
- a CDS encoding dihydrolipoamide acetyltransferase family protein, whose amino-acid sequence MSGFEIKMPKLGESITEGTIVSWSVQVGDVIREDDVLFEVNTAKVSAEIPSPVAGRIVEILFKEGDTVAVGTVVAVVDMGGDDEPSEPSAGTKESVKAPVADNTGAGTSPVPVQELPKAQAAGSENERWYSPVVLQLAREARILQEELDRIPGTGYQGRLSKKDIKQYIIQKQNGAAGVAAAKPAVAAVPQSSPVTATSVAEGIEVKEMDRVRRMIADHMVMSKHTSPHVTTLVEVDMTKLVKWREKNKEAFFKREGVKLTYMPAITEATAKALVAYPQVNVSVEGYNILFKKHINVGIAVSQNDGNLIVPVVHDADRLNLSGLAIAIDGLAAKARINKLMPDDIAGGTFTITNFGTFKSLFGTPIINQPQVAILGVGVIEKKPAVMETPEGDVIAIRHKMYLSLSYDHRVVDGSLGGNFLYFIKNYLENWNE is encoded by the coding sequence ATGTCGGGATTTGAAATAAAGATGCCCAAGCTGGGCGAAAGTATAACCGAAGGAACCATTGTTTCCTGGTCGGTACAAGTGGGCGATGTTATCCGGGAAGATGACGTGCTGTTCGAAGTGAATACTGCTAAAGTCAGTGCGGAGATACCTTCGCCGGTGGCAGGCAGGATAGTGGAGATACTATTTAAGGAAGGTGATACCGTTGCGGTGGGTACGGTGGTGGCTGTGGTGGATATGGGCGGAGATGATGAGCCTTCCGAGCCTTCTGCCGGTACGAAAGAAAGCGTAAAGGCTCCGGTTGCGGATAATACGGGAGCAGGGACTTCCCCGGTTCCGGTGCAGGAACTTCCCAAAGCGCAGGCAGCCGGTTCGGAGAATGAACGCTGGTATTCTCCGGTGGTTCTCCAATTGGCCCGCGAAGCCCGGATATTGCAGGAGGAGTTGGATAGGATACCGGGTACAGGCTATCAGGGACGTTTGAGTAAAAAGGACATCAAGCAATACATCATACAGAAGCAGAATGGTGCGGCGGGCGTTGCTGCCGCGAAGCCGGCTGTGGCGGCAGTGCCTCAATCTTCACCTGTAACGGCTACCTCTGTTGCAGAGGGTATCGAGGTGAAGGAGATGGATCGTGTCCGTCGGATGATTGCCGACCACATGGTGATGTCCAAACACACTTCGCCGCATGTCACTACCCTGGTGGAAGTGGATATGACGAAATTGGTGAAGTGGCGCGAAAAAAACAAGGAGGCTTTCTTTAAACGTGAAGGGGTGAAGCTGACCTATATGCCTGCCATTACCGAAGCGACTGCCAAAGCGCTGGTTGCCTATCCGCAGGTGAACGTCTCCGTAGAAGGTTACAATATCCTGTTCAAGAAACATATCAATGTGGGAATAGCCGTATCGCAAAACGACGGCAACCTGATTGTTCCCGTTGTGCATGATGCCGACAGGCTGAACCTGAGCGGGCTTGCCATTGCGATAGACGGCTTGGCTGCCAAGGCGCGCATCAACAAGCTGATGCCGGACGACATAGCGGGCGGCACGTTTACGATTACCAATTTCGGCACGTTCAAGTCGCTGTTCGGTACGCCTATCATCAATCAGCCGCAAGTAGCCATATTGGGAGTGGGGGTGATAGAGAAGAAGCCAGCCGTTATGGAGACGCCCGAAGGGGATGTGATAGCTATCCGACATAAGATGTATCTCTCCTTGTCCTACGACCACCGCGTGGTGGACGGGTCGCTGGGCGGCAATTTCCTCTATTTCATCAAGAACTATCTGGAGAACTGGAATGAGTAA
- a CDS encoding biotin/lipoate A/B protein ligase family protein, which produces MFCIDNRCTDVYFNLAAEEYLLKKKKDNFFMMWQSVPSVVIGKHQSVRKEVDEKYIHENNILLARRFSGGGAVYHDEGNLNLSFMETVERPDFEYYLQQTVDFLESLGIVAYTDKRMGIYVDDRKVSGSAQCIHKNRVMYHCTLLYSANLQALDAALCGRSDGEDLLPSSRVLRAVPSVRSAVANISEYLLPAVPLKRFARLLFHFFFEGGDNRVYRFTPEDLAAIGQLKAEKYACGEWIYDRVALAPA; this is translated from the coding sequence ATGTTCTGTATCGATAACCGCTGTACGGATGTGTATTTCAATCTGGCGGCAGAAGAATATCTCCTGAAGAAAAAGAAGGACAACTTCTTTATGATGTGGCAGTCCGTCCCTTCTGTGGTGATAGGAAAGCATCAGAGTGTGCGGAAGGAAGTGGATGAGAAGTATATACACGAGAATAATATCCTGTTGGCACGCCGCTTTTCCGGTGGCGGGGCGGTTTACCATGACGAGGGCAACCTCAATCTGAGCTTTATGGAAACGGTGGAGCGTCCCGACTTCGAATACTACTTGCAGCAGACGGTGGACTTTCTCGAAAGCCTCGGCATAGTGGCGTACACCGACAAGCGGATGGGCATTTATGTAGACGATCGGAAAGTGTCGGGCAGTGCGCAGTGCATCCATAAGAACAGGGTGATGTATCATTGTACCCTGCTGTATTCCGCCAATCTGCAAGCGCTGGATGCCGCATTGTGCGGAAGGAGCGACGGAGAGGACCTGCTGCCCAGTTCGCGTGTGTTGCGGGCCGTTCCTTCGGTACGCAGTGCGGTGGCGAATATCAGTGAGTATCTGCTGCCTGCCGTACCTCTGAAGCGCTTTGCCCGTTTGCTGTTCCACTTCTTCTTTGAGGGAGGAGATAACCGCGTCTATCGTTTTACTCCTGAGGACTTGGCGGCGATCGGGCAATTAAAAGCAGAAAAGTATGCTTGTGGAGAGTGGATATACGATAGGGTGGCATTAGCTCCGGCGTAG
- a CDS encoding flavodoxin — protein MKKIGLFYAANAVKTSQVAKKIRKVLGAENVDIIPAEQAWGNDFEAYDNLIIGVSTWFDGELPTYWDELIPELETLDLKGKRVALFGLGDQVNYPDNFADGLGLLGDAFEKAGASLVGFTPTKDYSFNRSKALRGNEWCGLVLDFENQSEMTDGRIKAWCDRLRAELL, from the coding sequence ATGAAAAAAATAGGATTGTTTTATGCTGCCAATGCTGTGAAAACCTCACAAGTGGCAAAGAAGATTCGTAAAGTCCTGGGTGCGGAGAATGTGGACATTATCCCTGCCGAACAGGCATGGGGTAATGATTTTGAGGCTTATGATAATTTGATTATCGGGGTGTCTACCTGGTTTGACGGGGAACTGCCCACTTACTGGGACGAACTGATCCCTGAGTTGGAGACGTTGGACTTGAAAGGGAAGCGCGTCGCTCTTTTCGGCTTGGGTGACCAAGTGAATTATCCCGATAATTTTGCCGATGGGCTGGGGCTTCTGGGCGATGCTTTTGAAAAGGCGGGAGCTTCTTTAGTGGGATTTACTCCCACTAAAGACTATTCATTCAATCGGTCGAAGGCTTTGCGCGGCAATGAATGGTGCGGCTTGGTTCTCGACTTTGAGAATCAGTCGGAGATGACCGACGGGCGTATCAAAGCCTGGTGTGACCGGCTGAGGGCTGAACTCTTATAG
- the lpdA gene encoding dihydrolipoyl dehydrogenase: protein MRYDIAIIGGGPAGYTAAERAAAGGLKTVLFEKKAIGGVCLNEGCIPTKTLLYSAKLWDTMKGAAKYGITVPDAPAFDMGKIIDRKDKVVKKLTGGVKMTVGSYGVAIVEKEAVIAGEENGMFRIVAGGETYEATYLLVCTGSDTVIPPIPGLSDTDYWTSKEALESKELPRSLVIIGGGVIGMEFASFFNSMGVKVSVVEMMPEILGAMDKETAGMLRSEYLKRGVNFYLGTKVTAVSHEGVTVEKDGKASLIEAGKILVSVGRKANLGQAGLDKLNVELLRNGVKVDEHMQTSHPRVYACGDITGRSMLAHTAIRESEVAVNHILGVEDAMNYDCIPGVVYTNPEVAGVGKTEEELKALGTGYHIQKLPMAYSGRFVAENELGNGLCKLVLDDGDRIIGCHLLGNPSSEIIVAAGIAVQHGYTVEEFQKSVFPHPTVGEIFHETLFA, encoded by the coding sequence ATGAGATATGATATAGCTATTATCGGCGGCGGGCCTGCCGGATATACGGCTGCCGAGAGAGCAGCTGCCGGCGGTCTGAAAACCGTCTTGTTTGAAAAGAAAGCCATAGGCGGCGTATGCCTGAACGAGGGATGTATTCCCACAAAAACACTGTTGTATTCTGCCAAGCTGTGGGATACGATGAAAGGTGCTGCCAAGTACGGCATTACCGTTCCCGATGCGCCCGCTTTCGATATGGGAAAGATTATCGACCGTAAAGATAAAGTTGTGAAGAAGCTGACGGGCGGCGTGAAGATGACGGTCGGTTCGTATGGAGTCGCCATTGTGGAAAAAGAAGCTGTGATAGCGGGTGAGGAGAATGGAATGTTCCGCATCGTGGCGGGTGGCGAAACCTATGAAGCCACTTACCTGCTGGTGTGTACCGGTTCCGATACGGTTATTCCGCCTATACCGGGATTGTCCGATACGGATTACTGGACTTCCAAAGAAGCGCTCGAAAGTAAGGAACTTCCCCGGTCGCTGGTTATCATCGGCGGCGGTGTCATCGGCATGGAGTTTGCCTCCTTCTTCAATAGTATGGGGGTGAAGGTGAGCGTGGTTGAAATGATGCCCGAAATATTAGGGGCAATGGACAAGGAGACCGCTGGCATGCTGCGTTCGGAGTATTTGAAGCGTGGCGTCAACTTCTATTTGGGCACGAAAGTGACGGCTGTGTCCCATGAAGGGGTGACCGTTGAAAAAGACGGCAAGGCTTCGCTGATAGAGGCCGGGAAAATTTTGGTAAGCGTAGGGCGCAAGGCAAACCTCGGCCAAGCAGGGCTGGATAAGCTGAATGTCGAACTGTTGCGTAACGGTGTGAAAGTGGATGAGCACATGCAGACCTCCCATCCTCGTGTTTATGCCTGTGGCGACATAACAGGCCGTTCCATGCTGGCGCATACGGCAATTCGTGAGAGTGAGGTGGCGGTTAATCACATTCTGGGAGTGGAGGATGCGATGAACTACGACTGCATACCGGGTGTGGTCTATACCAATCCGGAAGTTGCCGGGGTGGGAAAGACCGAAGAGGAACTGAAAGCACTCGGTACCGGTTATCACATACAGAAGCTGCCTATGGCGTATTCCGGTCGTTTTGTTGCCGAGAACGAGCTGGGCAATGGATTGTGCAAACTGGTGCTGGATGACGGCGACCGTATCATCGGCTGCCATTTGTTGGGCAATCCGTCATCGGAAATTATTGTGGCGGCGGGCATTGCCGTTCAGCATGGATATACGGTGGAGGAGTTCCAGAAGAGCGTATTCCCGCATCCCACGGTGGGAGAGATCTTTCACGAAACACTTTTTGCGTGA